In one Deltaproteobacteria bacterium genomic region, the following are encoded:
- the hemC gene encoding hydroxymethylbilane synthase, translating into MGKKRVYLGTRGSMLALWQANHIKDRIEQNSPDVSVELVRIKTTGDKILDVPLAKVGGKALFVKEIEEALLDGKVDFAVHSMKDVPTVIPAGLEIAVATEREDPRDALVSPSGKKFHELPGGALIGTSSLRRQSQALHVRGDLKIEVLRGNLDTRLRKVSEGVFDAVILAAAGLKRMNWEDRITECIDPAVMIPAVGQGALGIEVRVDDAETKELISFLNHEETAAAVSGERAFLEKLEGGCQVPIGAHGVVNGRLMRITGFVASTDGMRMVRGEVTGEVSDSPALGRALAEDLLSRGGGEILEEIYKEA; encoded by the coding sequence ATGGGAAAAAAACGGGTTTATCTGGGCACGAGGGGGAGCATGCTCGCCCTCTGGCAGGCGAACCACATAAAGGACAGGATCGAGCAAAACTCGCCGGATGTCTCCGTGGAGCTGGTCAGGATCAAGACCACGGGAGATAAGATACTCGACGTTCCCCTGGCCAAGGTAGGGGGGAAGGCCCTGTTCGTGAAGGAGATCGAGGAGGCCCTTCTCGACGGGAAGGTGGATTTCGCCGTCCACAGCATGAAAGATGTTCCAACGGTTATCCCCGCGGGGCTCGAAATCGCCGTTGCGACGGAAAGGGAGGACCCGCGGGACGCCCTGGTCTCTCCATCGGGAAAGAAGTTTCACGAGCTTCCCGGCGGGGCATTGATCGGAACGAGCAGCCTTCGCCGGCAGTCGCAGGCTCTCCATGTCCGTGGTGATCTGAAAATAGAGGTTCTCAGGGGAAACCTCGACACCCGGCTCCGGAAAGTATCCGAAGGGGTTTTCGACGCCGTCATACTCGCTGCTGCCGGGTTGAAAAGGATGAACTGGGAGGACCGGATAACGGAGTGCATCGACCCGGCGGTCATGATTCCGGCTGTCGGCCAGGGGGCCCTCGGCATAGAGGTTCGGGTGGATGATGCGGAAACAAAGGAGCTGATCTCTTTTCTGAACCACGAAGAGACGGCCGCTGCCGTCTCGGGAGAGCGGGCCTTTCTGGAAAAACTCGAGGGCGGGTGCCAGGTGCCGATAGGCGCCCATGGCGTCGTAAATGGCAGGCTAATGAGGATAACCGGTTTTGTCGCCAGCACAGACGGGATGAGGATGGTCCGCGGAGAGGTTACCGGGGAGGTGAGCGATTCGCCTGCCCTGGGCAGGGCTCTTGCGGAAGACCTCCTCTCAAGGGGAGGCGGTGAAATCCTCGAGGAGATCTATAAGGAGGCCTGA
- a CDS encoding phosphotransferase, with product MNVSHLQKLFFRAGVNPGTVKSIEELRGDASTRTYFRVTLEGKDGAGDATTTMVMMKYPASHVVDGELAYLNVHRYMTAAGIPVPRVYLHIPEEEILLLEDAGDTTLEDMVEKIGFGRKVTEIYEDAIDQIVAVQRRGSRCLDGRALPSKHSFDFDKLMWEMNFLATWGLEKLESVRGRKRVVSDFAVHIEPVINDIITLPLVLAHRDYHSRNIMVLPGGGIRIIDFQDARMGSAYYDLSSLLFDSYVVIPESKRDRLFSRYTGQVEGEPFATWKSGEEHFDNLFTMAIQRNLKALGTFFFMFHGRGDGRYLRYVGPTITYLRENPVLKNKYGRLSAHILPLLESLADQIKNKGGGFIEGYDPRGRPGDQAPSSDV from the coding sequence TTGAACGTATCGCACCTCCAGAAACTGTTCTTCCGGGCAGGAGTAAATCCCGGGACGGTCAAATCGATCGAAGAGCTTCGCGGGGATGCATCGACGAGAACCTACTTCAGGGTCACCCTGGAGGGGAAAGACGGGGCCGGCGATGCTACCACCACCATGGTCATGATGAAATATCCCGCATCCCATGTCGTCGATGGGGAGCTTGCATACCTCAACGTCCACCGGTACATGACGGCTGCCGGCATACCGGTCCCCCGGGTCTACCTCCACATACCCGAAGAAGAGATCCTTCTGCTCGAAGACGCCGGTGACACGACACTGGAGGATATGGTCGAAAAAATAGGTTTTGGCCGGAAGGTGACTGAAATCTACGAAGACGCGATAGACCAGATCGTTGCGGTACAGCGAAGGGGGTCGCGCTGTCTCGACGGGCGGGCGCTGCCTTCCAAACACTCCTTCGATTTTGATAAGCTCATGTGGGAAATGAATTTTCTGGCCACATGGGGGCTTGAAAAACTTGAATCCGTGAGAGGAAGAAAGAGGGTCGTGTCCGATTTCGCCGTCCACATAGAGCCGGTCATAAACGACATCATCACCCTTCCCCTCGTTCTCGCTCACCGTGACTACCACAGCCGGAACATAATGGTGCTTCCCGGCGGGGGTATCAGGATCATCGACTTCCAGGACGCGCGGATGGGAAGCGCGTATTATGACCTCTCATCGCTTCTTTTCGACTCATACGTGGTCATCCCCGAAAGTAAGAGGGATCGGCTTTTTTCACGCTACACAGGGCAGGTGGAGGGCGAGCCTTTTGCGACGTGGAAATCAGGAGAAGAGCATTTCGACAATCTTTTCACTATGGCTATCCAGAGGAACCTGAAAGCCCTGGGAACCTTCTTCTTCATGTTTCATGGCAGGGGAGACGGCAGGTATCTCAGGTATGTCGGCCCGACCATAACCTACCTCAGGGAGAATCCCGTTCTCAAAAACAAATATGGACGCCTATCGGCTCACATACTACCGCTTCTGGAATCGCTTGCTGATCAAATAAAGAACAAGGGGGGAGGTTTCATTGAAGGCTATGATCCTCGGGGCAGGCCTGGGGACCAGGCTCCGTCCTCTGACGTTTGA
- the nagZ gene encoding beta-N-acetylhexosaminidase → MKNPVSIGERVIFSFKGITLPQYMAKWLTGGLCGGIIFFRDNFESPNQFRSLVSQIFAAAKIAPPLLMIDHEGGRVQRITGSLLPLPSARSLAGRARNDPDFIFNLGVRVGKSLRRLGLNVNAAPVLDVLTEPLNRVIGDRSYGNSSRDVSRLGIGFARGLIEGRICPVVKHFPGHGMTREDSHETLPFVEVSPDEIMSVHAAPFVDAAKEGLPAVMTAHVLYRELDKDLPATLSKTIVKDILRTRIGFAGAVISDDLAMKAISSRFSSDEIACLTAESSTDILIHCGEKDDQEELLGSLTSFYQQKDFERSGLKDIHQRTAWFRKYVSRLSSV, encoded by the coding sequence ATGAAAAATCCCGTATCCATAGGGGAGAGGGTCATCTTCTCCTTCAAGGGCATAACGCTCCCCCAGTACATGGCGAAGTGGCTCACGGGAGGACTCTGCGGGGGGATCATATTTTTCCGGGATAACTTCGAGTCGCCGAACCAGTTCAGAAGCCTCGTTTCACAAATCTTTGCAGCGGCAAAGATAGCCCCTCCCCTGCTCATGATCGACCACGAGGGGGGAAGAGTCCAGCGGATCACCGGGTCCCTCCTGCCTCTTCCATCGGCCCGCTCTCTTGCCGGAAGGGCAAGAAATGACCCCGACTTCATCTTCAACCTGGGAGTAAGGGTCGGGAAAAGCCTGAGGAGGCTCGGCCTGAACGTGAACGCCGCACCGGTGCTGGACGTCTTGACGGAGCCCTTGAACCGGGTCATCGGCGATCGGTCCTACGGGAACTCATCCCGCGACGTATCCAGACTGGGCATCGGTTTTGCGCGGGGGCTCATCGAAGGCAGGATCTGCCCCGTGGTCAAACACTTCCCCGGGCATGGAATGACGAGGGAGGATTCACACGAAACGCTTCCCTTCGTCGAAGTTTCCCCCGATGAAATCATGTCCGTGCACGCCGCACCCTTTGTGGATGCCGCAAAGGAGGGGCTTCCCGCCGTGATGACTGCCCATGTGCTCTACCGGGAACTGGACAAAGACCTTCCCGCCACCCTCTCGAAGACTATCGTCAAGGATATCCTGCGGACGAGGATTGGTTTCGCGGGAGCCGTCATTTCCGACGACCTGGCGATGAAGGCGATCTCATCCCGATTCTCCTCCGACGAGATCGCTTGTCTGACCGCCGAGTCATCAACGGATATCCTCATACACTGCGGGGAGAAGGACGACCAGGAGGAGCTGCTCGGCTCCCTTACGTCTTTTTACCAGCAGAAGGATTTTGAACGGTCTGGACTGAAGGACATACACCAAAGGACGGCCTGGTTCAGAAAGTACGTCTCACGACTCAGCTCCGTTTGA
- a CDS encoding ABC transporter permease subunit produces MSRIGTARKSAVFRFSGKGTVRAGGIICLLFVLLALLAPAIAPYDPFDQDLAGSLSSPSKNHLLGQDKLGRDILSRIIYGARVSLTAGILAVAFSLMSGIFLGAISAYFGGVVDTVIMRIADIFLAFPGILLAIGMTAALGPGLRNVIIALSIIGWVGYARIVRGQILKLRDAEFAVAAKASGLPSLKILIRHLLPNSLSPIIIEATFGVARVIVAEASLSFLGLGVQPPFPSWGAMINEGRFYLFVAPHLTTIPGLAIMLLVISINFIGDGLRDTLDIRTEEGAIF; encoded by the coding sequence ATGAGTAGAATCGGGACGGCGAGAAAAAGCGCGGTTTTTCGGTTTTCCGGCAAAGGCACGGTGCGTGCGGGTGGAATCATATGCCTCCTCTTTGTCCTCCTGGCACTCCTTGCCCCCGCAATCGCGCCCTACGACCCCTTTGACCAGGACCTTGCGGGAAGCCTCAGCTCCCCCTCGAAAAACCATCTCCTGGGCCAGGACAAGCTCGGAAGGGACATACTGAGCCGCATTATCTACGGGGCGCGGGTCTCTCTCACGGCAGGAATCCTCGCTGTTGCCTTCTCCCTCATGAGCGGCATATTTCTCGGAGCCATATCTGCATACTTCGGAGGCGTGGTCGACACGGTGATCATGCGTATCGCCGATATCTTCCTTGCATTTCCCGGCATACTGCTGGCCATCGGAATGACTGCAGCCCTCGGGCCCGGCCTCAGAAATGTCATCATTGCCCTATCGATAATCGGCTGGGTGGGATATGCAAGGATCGTACGGGGACAGATACTCAAGCTCAGGGACGCCGAATTCGCCGTTGCCGCAAAAGCCTCCGGCCTTCCATCCCTGAAGATACTCATCAGGCACCTGCTGCCGAACTCTCTGTCGCCGATAATCATAGAGGCAACGTTTGGCGTCGCACGGGTGATCGTGGCCGAAGCGAGCCTGAGCTTTCTTGGCCTCGGGGTTCAACCCCCGTTTCCAAGCTGGGGGGCGATGATAAATGAGGGCAGGTTTTACCTCTTCGTGGCACCACACCTTACCACGATACCGGGCCTGGCAATAATGCTCCTGGTCATATCGATAAATTTCATCGGCGACGGCCTCCGGGACACCCTCGACATCAGGACGGAGGAAGGGGCGATCTTCTGA
- a CDS encoding ABC transporter permease subunit, with protein sequence MSRYVLKRLFSLIPVLFGVVTAVFLLAHLIPGDPVDIMLGETAQPAQKEELRKYLKLDLPLHEQYLEYLKGLSSGNLGTSIRSRKPVIEEILLRFPATLELAIASIIVAILISFPAGIIAAIKRDTSYDHGSLLFSLIGLSMPNFWLGPLLILVFSIKLDLLPVSGRAGIAHIILPALTMGFGMAAILTRLIRSSMLDELTQDYVRTAVAKGVKKRRVVLLHILKNSMIPVLTVLGLQFGALLAGSIITETIFSWPGIGRLTIHAINSRDYPLVQGCVLFIALFYVLVNLVTDLVYGLFDPRIRYE encoded by the coding sequence ATGAGCAGATATGTACTGAAAAGGCTTTTTTCCCTCATTCCCGTCCTCTTCGGGGTGGTCACCGCAGTGTTTCTCCTCGCCCACCTGATACCGGGAGATCCCGTTGACATAATGCTCGGAGAGACCGCCCAGCCAGCACAGAAGGAGGAGCTCAGAAAATACCTCAAACTCGACCTGCCCCTTCACGAACAGTACCTTGAGTACCTCAAGGGGCTGTCATCGGGAAACCTTGGCACTTCGATCAGGAGCAGGAAACCCGTAATCGAGGAAATACTCTTAAGATTCCCGGCAACCCTCGAGCTTGCAATAGCGTCGATCATCGTGGCGATACTCATCTCCTTCCCGGCGGGCATAATTGCGGCAATCAAACGCGATACGTCTTACGATCACGGAAGCCTGCTCTTTTCCCTGATCGGTCTGTCCATGCCCAACTTCTGGCTCGGGCCCCTGCTGATTCTTGTCTTTTCGATAAAGCTCGATCTCCTTCCCGTCTCGGGCAGAGCCGGTATCGCCCATATCATCCTTCCCGCTTTAACCATGGGGTTCGGGATGGCTGCGATCCTGACCAGGCTCATCCGCTCTTCCATGCTCGACGAGCTGACGCAGGACTATGTGAGAACTGCAGTCGCAAAGGGGGTGAAGAAAAGAAGGGTCGTTTTGCTCCACATTCTCAAAAATTCCATGATCCCCGTGCTTACCGTCCTTGGCCTGCAGTTCGGTGCACTGCTGGCGGGGAGCATCATCACGGAAACCATCTTTTCCTGGCCGGGGATAGGGAGGCTGACGATCCACGCGATAAACAGCAGAGACTACCCGCTCGTCCAGGGATGCGTGCTCTTTATCGCCCTCTTTTACGTGCTGGTAAACCTCGTGACCGATCTCGTCTACGGTCTCTTTGATCCGAGGATTCGATATGAGTAG
- a CDS encoding TIM barrel protein, with protein MFISVSTHIFVYHDFTEEFIDILEESGVTSVEIFAVNPHFPYRDKKYVDRILQSFRNKKITIQSVHFPLYFHIDDIKKNRWLSLSSEDEELRLSSIRETIAASKILDPDTGGILVVHPSIPGGDIGGKRTFLFIDSMWRLIEKLPDNVKIAIENTTSPSGTALKTVELARSFPEERVGVCNDIGHANVIESPAYALVTTNSRLVNIHVSDNAGDSDDHLPPGDGGVNWNRIIQTLKELDYRGPLTLEIRDPLRGEGSDPALLKNLIDTSVEYLQGIIEEKKR; from the coding sequence ATGTTTATCTCCGTATCGACACATATTTTTGTATATCACGATTTTACCGAGGAGTTCATAGATATCCTCGAAGAGAGCGGGGTTACATCGGTAGAGATATTCGCAGTCAACCCCCACTTCCCCTACAGGGATAAAAAGTATGTCGACAGGATCCTTCAGAGCTTCCGGAATAAGAAGATCACCATACAATCCGTCCACTTCCCCCTCTACTTCCACATCGATGATATAAAAAAGAACAGGTGGCTCTCGCTCTCATCGGAAGATGAGGAGCTGAGACTCTCGAGTATCCGGGAGACGATTGCCGCATCAAAAATCCTCGACCCCGATACGGGGGGAATACTCGTCGTTCACCCTTCCATCCCGGGGGGAGATATCGGGGGGAAGAGAACTTTTCTCTTCATCGACAGCATGTGGCGGCTCATCGAAAAGTTACCCGATAACGTCAAAATCGCGATAGAGAACACGACCAGTCCCTCCGGTACTGCATTGAAAACCGTGGAGCTAGCCAGGAGCTTCCCCGAAGAGCGGGTCGGGGTGTGCAACGACATTGGCCATGCCAACGTCATAGAGTCACCCGCCTACGCCCTCGTCACAACAAACAGCCGCCTCGTGAACATCCACGTCTCTGACAACGCCGGCGACAGCGACGACCACCTCCCACCCGGGGACGGCGGGGTAAACTGGAACCGGATCATTCAAACCCTGAAAGAGCTCGATTACCGTGGCCCCCTCACATTGGAAATTCGAGATCCCCTCAGGGGGGAGGGATCGGATCCTGCCCTCCTGAAAAATTTAATTGATACAAGCGTCGAATACCTGCAAGGAATCATCGAGGAAAAGAAGCGTTGA
- a CDS encoding transglycosylase SLT domain-containing protein: MKEKLIVKLSRFGLLLFLLLSVMVNVGGYSHGGEEEGKFFSEEMFGALKKWVTMLRVGDYEGLLARPVSDKTTAGFKDFDLFLKGLAAYETGDFALGERVREQLAAEHPESFLTRYLDVDAAFSLLEKGDVDEAKGRMGGRQKGEPLFHREGSRFLYVMGRMRLAEGREVAGVDFLVECVKRFPGTEPALLSERVVVPLLLGKVNEQEAAGFAQAALKLGEALAGGGKFKEAASVLGPWRKRAGVGLGGKFDLALANALRRMNRYTDAISVLLEKRKGEPRESVAMKLFYAGIYNWYRGSMAEAENLLRRVLSDHGGTAAYGKAAYNLGRIKEEGGNFQEAYSYYQVVSDSDRNNLKAESSFRRGLVKFLAKDYDLAGKIFSENAKRFDGEEDSFRNLFFTAYSLEKKGELQSATSIYEQIVQERKGGLYYFLSLGKLGRFDGWEILGKVSFEDVTSAGLLESLARSRKDRPGNTLLLTRAIVFQRLGLSAFSIEELSKAGPKVTVPSGIPRKARVAVSAYASGNLRRGIELSLRADFPLHGFGGRYLDSGIYVKYPALSFIGRDGVGGNPDPFFLHAIIRQESLFDYSVISSAGAIGLGQIMPQTGKRIARELGVDDFTLETLFDPITNATFARFYLGSLIRRFGGNYVVAAAAYNGGEAAASRWRRKSGEDPYLFPEIIGYEETRKYVRRVFMHYLYYLKVYGKEWDALSNGAES, translated from the coding sequence GTGAAAGAAAAGTTGATTGTGAAGCTGTCCCGGTTCGGTCTTCTCCTCTTTCTTCTCCTCTCCGTTATGGTGAACGTCGGCGGGTATTCGCATGGCGGCGAGGAGGAAGGCAAATTTTTTTCGGAGGAAATGTTCGGCGCGCTGAAAAAATGGGTGACCATGCTCAGGGTTGGGGACTATGAGGGCCTGCTCGCCCGCCCGGTGTCTGACAAAACAACGGCGGGTTTCAAAGATTTCGATCTGTTCCTGAAGGGGCTCGCGGCGTACGAGACGGGTGACTTTGCCCTGGGTGAACGCGTCAGGGAACAGCTCGCAGCTGAGCACCCGGAGAGCTTTCTTACCCGTTACCTCGACGTCGATGCGGCCTTCTCCCTCCTTGAAAAGGGGGATGTGGATGAAGCGAAGGGGCGGATGGGCGGAAGGCAGAAGGGCGAGCCTCTCTTCCATCGTGAAGGTTCAAGGTTTCTCTACGTGATGGGGAGAATGCGTCTTGCCGAGGGCAGGGAGGTTGCGGGGGTCGATTTTCTCGTGGAATGCGTAAAGCGTTTTCCGGGTACGGAGCCCGCGCTTCTCTCGGAGCGGGTCGTCGTTCCGCTGCTCCTTGGAAAAGTCAATGAACAGGAAGCTGCGGGGTTCGCGCAGGCCGCGCTGAAGCTCGGTGAAGCGCTGGCCGGGGGAGGGAAGTTCAAGGAGGCCGCTTCCGTGCTCGGGCCCTGGCGGAAGAGGGCGGGAGTGGGTCTCGGTGGAAAGTTCGACCTGGCGCTGGCTAATGCGCTGAGGCGGATGAACCGGTATACCGATGCGATTTCGGTACTCCTCGAGAAAAGAAAGGGAGAGCCCCGGGAAAGTGTGGCGATGAAGCTTTTTTACGCCGGCATATACAACTGGTACCGGGGGAGCATGGCCGAAGCCGAGAACCTGTTGAGAAGGGTTCTGAGTGACCATGGCGGTACCGCTGCCTACGGCAAAGCTGCCTACAATCTCGGCAGGATCAAGGAGGAAGGGGGGAATTTTCAGGAGGCATACAGCTATTACCAGGTGGTTTCAGACTCAGATAGAAACAACCTGAAGGCCGAATCATCCTTCAGGAGGGGCCTGGTAAAATTCCTCGCAAAAGATTACGACCTGGCGGGGAAAATATTTTCGGAAAACGCAAAGAGGTTCGACGGTGAGGAGGACTCCTTCAGGAACCTTTTTTTCACGGCCTACAGTCTCGAAAAGAAGGGGGAGTTGCAGAGCGCAACGTCGATCTACGAGCAGATCGTCCAGGAAAGAAAGGGTGGTCTCTATTACTTCCTTTCCCTCGGAAAGCTGGGCAGGTTCGACGGCTGGGAGATCCTGGGAAAGGTGTCCTTCGAAGATGTCACATCGGCGGGCCTCCTCGAGAGCCTGGCCCGGAGCCGGAAGGATCGGCCCGGAAATACGCTCCTGTTGACGAGGGCTATCGTCTTCCAGAGGCTGGGCCTCTCGGCGTTCTCGATCGAGGAGCTCTCAAAGGCCGGACCGAAAGTCACGGTGCCGTCCGGGATTCCGCGGAAGGCCCGGGTAGCCGTCTCCGCCTATGCCTCGGGGAACTTGAGGAGGGGGATAGAACTCTCCCTGCGGGCCGATTTTCCCCTTCACGGGTTCGGGGGCCGGTATCTTGACTCCGGTATCTATGTAAAATATCCTGCGCTCTCCTTTATCGGAAGGGATGGTGTCGGGGGAAACCCGGATCCCTTTTTCCTCCATGCCATCATACGACAGGAGTCGCTGTTTGATTATTCGGTCATATCGAGTGCGGGGGCGATCGGGCTTGGCCAGATTATGCCGCAGACAGGCAAGAGGATCGCAAGGGAGCTGGGGGTGGATGATTTTACGCTGGAAACCCTTTTTGATCCGATTACCAATGCCACGTTTGCCCGGTTTTATCTCGGGAGCCTGATCAGGCGCTTCGGGGGAAACTATGTGGTCGCCGCTGCAGCCTACAACGGTGGAGAGGCCGCTGCCTCACGGTGGCGCAGGAAATCGGGCGAAGATCCCTATCTGTTTCCCGAGATCATCGGATACGAGGAGACGCGGAAGTATGTGCGGAGAGTTTTCATGCATTACCTCTATTACCTCAAAGTCTACGGGAAGGAATGGGATGCCCTATCAAACGGAGCTGAGTCGTGA
- the ccsB gene encoding c-type cytochrome biogenesis protein CcsB codes for MNVYFLRIATLFYLVGSLLYLYYIAFLKDKAASWGKYTLIAGCGIHFIGFVFRYFEAGFTPITNLFESLSFFSLSIMFIFLIVEGKYKLKVIGAFAAPIAFIFILFSAFISADIQMIPPALQSYWLPVHVTLLFLGDAIFAVAFAVGIIYLIQEKQLKRKKLGPLMKRLPPLDTLDEINHKCLTFGFPLLTVGIITGSIWAEYAWGSYWSWDPKETWSLITWLLYAALLHGRLTVGWRGRKAAILAIIGFGAILFTFLGVNLLLPGLHSYSSMAK; via the coding sequence GTGAACGTATATTTCCTTCGCATAGCCACCCTGTTCTATCTGGTCGGAAGCCTTCTCTATCTCTACTACATAGCCTTCTTGAAGGACAAAGCCGCCAGCTGGGGGAAGTACACGCTCATCGCCGGTTGCGGGATTCACTTTATCGGGTTTGTATTCAGGTACTTCGAGGCAGGGTTCACGCCGATAACGAATCTCTTCGAGTCCCTCTCTTTCTTCTCCCTCTCCATCATGTTTATTTTCCTCATAGTCGAGGGGAAGTACAAGCTGAAGGTGATCGGGGCCTTTGCAGCACCCATCGCGTTCATTTTTATCCTCTTTTCCGCCTTTATCTCGGCAGATATTCAGATGATCCCTCCCGCACTTCAAAGTTACTGGCTTCCCGTGCACGTGACGCTGCTCTTTCTGGGAGATGCCATTTTTGCCGTGGCCTTTGCGGTGGGGATCATATACCTGATTCAGGAAAAACAGCTGAAAAGAAAAAAGCTGGGTCCCCTCATGAAACGGCTGCCTCCCCTCGATACGCTTGATGAGATAAACCACAAGTGCCTGACTTTCGGATTTCCCCTCCTCACTGTCGGCATCATTACCGGGTCGATCTGGGCAGAATATGCGTGGGGCTCCTACTGGTCCTGGGACCCGAAGGAAACCTGGTCTCTCATTACATGGCTTCTTTACGCAGCCCTTCTCCACGGCAGGTTGACTGTCGGCTGGCGGGGAAGAAAAGCCGCTATACTCGCAATCATAGGATTTGGGGCTATACTTTTCACGTTCCTCGGTGTCAATCTCCTCCTGCCCGGCCTCCATTCCTACTCAAGTATGGCGAAGTAG
- a CDS encoding glutamyl-tRNA reductase encodes MKLVLVGLNWKTATQEVLEKFAIPENGMGMALAGMMEYPSVKECAIISTCNRTEIYTVSDDAYQSFRNTKEYLARYNSSTVDEIDGYLYAYRGFDAVRHLFRVASGIDSLVLGEPQISGQVKDAYEYSLKFDASGPFLNRLFPKAISVVKRVRTDTAVGAGAVSVSSAAVDLVKKIISQLDEKSAMVIGAGEMGGLAARHLVSAGIRDVTVTNRTFDRAMKLADEMQGSAVRFEEFKSRLKLADVVISATGAPGFIITKEDAVRVIKERTNRFWVLIDIAHPSDIDPSCHEVENVFLYNIFDLRSVVEENLDERKKEAEKAEKIIVGEVESFGKWFETYRAAPIIVELRKKFDGLKDKEVEKAISQLKGADEKTVRTIMAMANSLMNKFLHQPISALKQGENLENGVSAGEAIRKIFDLDDGEGVSVSEEKESVES; translated from the coding sequence ATGAAACTGGTATTAGTCGGATTGAACTGGAAAACAGCCACCCAGGAAGTTCTGGAAAAGTTTGCGATTCCCGAAAATGGCATGGGTATGGCCCTTGCGGGCATGATGGAATATCCTTCGGTGAAGGAGTGTGCGATCATCTCCACCTGCAACAGGACCGAGATTTACACGGTATCGGACGATGCCTATCAAAGCTTCAGAAACACGAAGGAGTACCTGGCCCGTTACAACTCGTCGACGGTCGATGAGATCGATGGCTACCTCTACGCCTACCGCGGGTTCGATGCCGTCAGGCACCTCTTCCGCGTGGCGTCGGGAATAGACTCGCTGGTTTTGGGCGAGCCTCAGATATCGGGACAGGTGAAAGATGCCTACGAATACTCGCTGAAGTTCGATGCCTCGGGGCCTTTTTTGAACAGGCTTTTTCCGAAGGCCATATCAGTCGTCAAGAGGGTCAGAACCGATACGGCGGTCGGAGCGGGTGCCGTTTCGGTGAGCTCGGCTGCAGTGGATCTGGTGAAAAAGATAATTTCCCAGCTCGACGAAAAATCGGCCATGGTGATCGGAGCAGGAGAGATGGGGGGCCTTGCAGCGAGGCATCTTGTTTCCGCGGGGATAAGGGACGTCACGGTAACAAACAGGACCTTTGACAGAGCCATGAAGCTTGCCGATGAAATGCAGGGGAGTGCCGTCAGGTTCGAGGAGTTCAAGTCCCGCCTCAAGCTTGCAGATGTGGTGATCAGCGCCACCGGTGCTCCGGGCTTCATAATTACGAAGGAAGACGCTGTCAGGGTAATAAAGGAGAGAACGAACAGGTTCTGGGTTCTCATCGACATAGCCCATCCATCGGATATCGACCCCTCCTGCCACGAGGTGGAGAACGTATTTCTGTACAACATTTTTGACCTTCGGTCCGTGGTGGAGGAAAACCTGGACGAGAGGAAAAAGGAGGCGGAAAAGGCGGAAAAGATAATCGTCGGTGAGGTGGAAAGTTTCGGAAAATGGTTCGAAACCTACCGGGCGGCCCCCATCATTGTGGAGCTGAGGAAAAAATTCGACGGTCTGAAGGACAAGGAGGTTGAAAAAGCGATCTCCCAGCTGAAAGGTGCCGACGAGAAGACCGTCAGGACAATTATGGCAATGGCCAATTCCCTCATGAATAAATTTCTCCACCAGCCGATCAGCGCGTTGAAGCAGGGCGAGAACCTCGAAAACGGGGTAAGCGCGGGAGAGGCGATCCGGAAGATATTCGATCTCGACGATGGGGAAGGGGTATCGGTTTCCGAAGAAAAGGAGAGCGTTGAGAGCTGA